Proteins from a genomic interval of Longimicrobiaceae bacterium:
- a CDS encoding L,D-transpeptidase family protein: MIRIAKSHAARVLAAAALLGILGGCATVGAATAGPEQPAQEINPGTTIRPDGKYVLVDLDLNQLRFMDGERVLWWAHVGTGTGFRLTTDDQKWHFSTPNGIMHVQFKELNPEWVLPDWYFIENKLPIPPADSPKRKQPGGLGAAAVYLGDEIAIHGTDRPELLGLRVSHGCIRLANEYALRLFHNVQVGTPVIIRGGPKEVAREQPDSVASFTRQRSAAAKKPPNPLASLSTQRLLARLEQQLKADSTTAWHQTAIELIGRGLRDDADALRGVLSLAGAAPGVLRSEEYGTFLADVFARGSLRAAVSLARIDEKARRRAAESIVRATMTLYHGSPDDPTAPWPTRRVPKWRLGPSGQAGWEALQAAEESFRAERGARTAAATRAR, translated from the coding sequence ATGATTCGAATCGCCAAGTCGCACGCGGCGCGCGTCCTCGCAGCGGCCGCGCTCCTGGGCATCCTGGGCGGCTGCGCCACGGTCGGGGCCGCGACCGCCGGGCCGGAGCAGCCGGCGCAGGAGATCAACCCGGGGACCACCATCCGCCCGGACGGCAAGTACGTCCTGGTGGACCTCGACCTCAACCAGCTCCGCTTCATGGACGGGGAGCGGGTCCTCTGGTGGGCGCACGTGGGAACGGGGACGGGCTTCCGGCTCACCACCGACGACCAGAAGTGGCACTTCTCGACCCCCAACGGGATCATGCACGTCCAGTTCAAGGAGCTGAACCCGGAGTGGGTGCTCCCGGACTGGTACTTCATCGAGAACAAGCTCCCCATCCCCCCGGCCGACTCGCCCAAGCGCAAGCAGCCGGGCGGCCTGGGAGCCGCGGCGGTGTACCTGGGCGACGAGATCGCCATCCACGGCACCGACCGCCCGGAGCTGCTGGGGCTGCGGGTGTCGCACGGGTGCATCCGGCTCGCAAACGAGTACGCGCTGCGGCTCTTCCACAACGTGCAGGTGGGCACCCCGGTCATCATCAGGGGCGGGCCGAAGGAGGTGGCGCGCGAGCAGCCGGACAGCGTGGCGAGCTTCACGCGCCAGCGCAGCGCCGCCGCGAAGAAGCCGCCGAACCCGCTGGCGTCCCTGTCCACGCAGCGCCTGCTCGCCCGGCTGGAGCAGCAGCTCAAGGCGGACAGCACCACGGCGTGGCACCAGACGGCGATCGAGCTGATCGGGCGGGGGCTCAGGGACGACGCCGACGCGCTGCGCGGGGTGCTCTCGCTTGCGGGCGCGGCGCCCGGGGTGCTCCGGAGCGAGGAGTACGGCACCTTCCTGGCGGACGTCTTCGCGAGGGGGTCGCTGCGGGCGGCGGTGTCGCTGGCGCGGATCGACGAAAAGGCGCGCCGACGCGCGGCGGAGTCGATCGTCCGCGCGACCATGACGCTGTACCACGGCTCCCCGGACGACCCCACGGCGCCCTGGCCGACGCGCCGGGTTCCCAAGTGGCGCCTGGGCCCGAGCGGGCAGGCGGGGTGGGAGGCGCTGCAGGCCGCCGAGGAGAGCTTCCGCGCCGAGCGCGGGGCGCGCACCGCCGCGGCGACGCGCGCCAGATGA